A window of the Candidatus Jettenia caeni genome harbors these coding sequences:
- a CDS encoding putative thiol peroxidase, which yields MQIKATFKGKPVTLVGRKLQEQVKAPNFKVTSGELQEITLDDFKKKIKIITSFLSLDTPVCDLQVKEFNKRATQVSEETVILGISKDLPFAQKRFCETNNIKNAFILSDYKYSSFGINYGVLIKDLNLLARSVIILDKSNEVRYVQIVEELTHPPDYDDVVKNLHEIVKNPELPIKETVPAHCKPCEGGTPPLPEETIERLIPLYQDWELVEGQKLKKEFKFKDFIEAKYFLDLISVIAEEQGHHPTLTLVYNKLRITLTTHAAGGLTENDFIMARIVDELQ from the coding sequence ATGCAAATAAAAGCAACCTTTAAGGGAAAACCGGTAACCTTAGTAGGAAGGAAGCTGCAAGAGCAAGTAAAAGCGCCTAATTTTAAAGTCACATCCGGAGAATTACAAGAAATAACACTTGATGATTTTAAGAAGAAGATAAAAATTATCACGTCTTTCCTCTCCCTCGATACCCCTGTTTGCGATTTACAGGTAAAAGAGTTTAACAAAAGAGCCACTCAAGTATCTGAAGAAACGGTAATCTTGGGAATAAGTAAGGACTTACCCTTCGCTCAAAAGAGGTTTTGTGAAACAAACAACATTAAAAACGCCTTCATTCTATCCGACTATAAGTATTCTTCCTTTGGTATAAACTACGGAGTCCTTATAAAAGATCTCAATCTTTTAGCAAGGTCCGTCATTATTCTGGATAAAAGTAATGAAGTCCGATACGTTCAGATAGTTGAAGAGTTAACACATCCACCTGATTATGATGACGTTGTAAAAAATTTACATGAAATAGTAAAAAATCCGGAATTGCCTATCAAGGAAACAGTTCCTGCCCATTGTAAGCCCTGCGAAGGGGGTACTCCTCCTTTACCGGAAGAAACTATTGAGAGATTAATTCCTCTGTATCAGGATTGGGAATTAGTTGAAGGACAAAAACTTAAGAAAGAATTCAAATTCAAGGATTTTATAGAGGCAAAGTATTTTCTTGATCTCATCTCTGTCATCGCTGAAGAGCAGGGACACCACCCTACCCTGACTTTAGTATATAACAAATTAAGGATTACCCTAACTACGCATGCAGCCGGGGGGTTAACAGAAAATGATTTTATCATGGCAAGGATTGTTGATGAATTACAGTAG
- a CDS encoding peptidase has translation MKIAVLIEDHYQILEVWYPYLRLREEGIETVFVGTGTKKSYESKEGYPAQEELSIKNINTHDFEGVIIPGGYAPDVLRRYEEINTFVKTMHQKGKLVAAICHAGWVLVSAGILKGKKATCFYAIKDDVVNAGAEFLDKEVVVDGNLITSRNPFDLPAFCTQIVKFLKQHR, from the coding sequence ATGAAAATAGCTGTACTTATCGAAGATCATTATCAGATTCTGGAAGTCTGGTATCCTTACCTGCGTTTACGTGAAGAGGGTATTGAGACAGTGTTTGTAGGTACCGGTACAAAAAAGTCATATGAGAGCAAAGAAGGATACCCTGCACAAGAGGAACTCTCAATAAAAAATATAAATACCCATGATTTTGAAGGAGTTATTATCCCTGGCGGTTATGCGCCTGATGTCCTAAGGCGTTATGAGGAAATAAATACCTTTGTGAAAACTATGCATCAAAAGGGAAAACTCGTTGCTGCAATTTGCCATGCTGGTTGGGTTTTAGTTTCAGCCGGGATACTAAAGGGTAAAAAGGCAACATGTTTTTATGCGATAAAAGATGATGTTGTAAACGCAGGCGCTGAATTTCTTGATAAGGAAGTTGTAGTAGACGGTAACTTAATCACCTCACGCAATCCTTTTGATTTACCTGCATTTTGCACTCAAATTGTAAAATTCCTAAAACAGCATAGATAA
- a CDS encoding fructose-bisphosphate aldolase, translating to MANMIDKIITILGNNAKYLLEHTCTTITKDNLHLPGPDFVDKIFALSDRPNRVLRTLQEIFDQGRLAGTGYLSILPVDQGVEHSAGSAFAPNPLYFDPENIVKLAIEGGCNSVASTLGVLGAVSRKYAHKIPFILKINHNELLSYPNSYDQTLFASVEQAFDMGAVGVGATVYFGSEESRRQIEEIRDAFECAHNLGMFTVLWCYLRNENFKKDGINYEESADLTGQANHLGVTIEADIIKQKQPMNNGGYTALRFGKTHPLVYKQLTSDHPIDLARYQVANCYMGRIGLINSGGPSGENDLQQAVKTAVINKKAGGMGLITGRKAFQKPMKEGVELLHAVQDVYLAKEIDIA from the coding sequence ATGGCCAATATGATAGATAAGATTATTACTATCTTAGGAAATAACGCTAAATACCTTTTAGAGCATACATGTACTACCATTACGAAAGACAACTTGCATCTGCCAGGACCTGATTTTGTTGATAAAATTTTTGCTCTATCAGACAGGCCGAACAGGGTTTTAAGAACCTTACAGGAGATTTTTGATCAGGGGAGACTTGCGGGCACAGGATACCTTTCAATACTGCCGGTGGATCAAGGTGTAGAGCACTCAGCAGGTTCTGCCTTTGCGCCAAATCCGCTCTATTTCGATCCGGAAAATATTGTGAAACTTGCTATTGAAGGAGGTTGTAACTCAGTTGCTTCAACGCTGGGAGTTTTAGGAGCTGTCTCACGAAAATATGCTCATAAGATTCCCTTTATCCTGAAAATTAACCACAATGAGCTTCTAAGCTATCCGAACTCTTATGATCAAACCCTGTTTGCATCCGTTGAACAGGCGTTTGATATGGGAGCCGTAGGGGTAGGAGCTACGGTATACTTTGGTTCAGAAGAATCACGCAGACAAATAGAAGAGATTCGTGATGCATTCGAATGCGCACATAACTTAGGCATGTTTACCGTACTCTGGTGCTACCTGCGGAATGAGAATTTTAAAAAGGATGGCATTAACTACGAGGAATCCGCAGATTTAACAGGACAGGCAAATCATCTGGGAGTTACCATAGAAGCAGACATTATAAAGCAGAAACAACCCATGAATAACGGTGGGTATACTGCACTCAGGTTCGGTAAAACACATCCCCTTGTTTATAAGCAACTAACTTCTGATCATCCAATAGATTTGGCACGATATCAAGTGGCAAACTGTTATATGGGAAGGATTGGTCTTATTAACTCCGGTGGACCTTCTGGCGAAAACGATCTACAACAAGCGGTAAAGACGGCTGTGATAAACAAAAAAGCAGGTGGCATGGGACTGATTACGGGTAGAAAGGCATTTCAGAAACCGATGAAAGAAGGGGTTGAACTCTTGCATGCTGTGCAAGATGTCTATCTCGCGAAAGAAATAGACATAGCATAG
- a CDS encoding gas vesicle protein: MPTIETNAPDIFSCIMSDGKKNILPNHINIDQKDVSKGLAKLVLTVIELLRELLERQAIRRIDSGTLSREEVNNLGITFMKLAEKMEELKSQFGLKTEDLNVDLGPLGKLL, translated from the coding sequence ATGCCTACTATTGAAACGAATGCACCGGATATATTTAGCTGTATCATGTCAGATGGGAAAAAAAACATTTTACCAAATCATATCAATATTGACCAGAAGGATGTGAGTAAGGGGCTTGCAAAATTAGTGCTTACGGTTATTGAATTACTTCGCGAACTTCTGGAACGCCAGGCTATCAGGCGTATTGATAGCGGCACATTGAGCAGGGAAGAGGTAAATAATCTGGGTATTACTTTTATGAAATTAGCAGAAAAAATGGAAGAACTTAAATCTCAATTTGGTTTAAAAACGGAAGACCTGAATGTAGATCTTGGTCCCCTCGGTAAGTTGCTATAA
- a CDS encoding gas vesicle protein, protein MDKQRGVINQSTNSATIADVLERILDKGLVIAGDIKIKLVDIELLTIQIRLMIASVEKAKEMGMDWWITNKDFNSQSTTVQNADELEALKKRIEILESKK, encoded by the coding sequence ATGGACAAACAGCGTGGAGTTATAAATCAATCAACAAATTCTGCAACGATTGCCGATGTGTTAGAGCGAATTTTAGATAAAGGACTTGTTATTGCGGGCGATATTAAGATTAAGCTTGTTGATATTGAACTCTTGACCATTCAGATACGCCTTATGATTGCCTCTGTGGAGAAGGCAAAAGAGATGGGTATGGATTGGTGGATTACCAATAAGGATTTCAACTCTCAATCCACTACGGTACAGAATGCAGATGAGTTAGAGGCACTCAAAAAGCGTATAGAAATACTCGAATCTAAGAAATAA
- a CDS encoding gas vesicle protein — protein MDILKNLFKLFHKVFSMLRERFFLITDPELPPPHPSPFQGEGMGEGELRQGNDQIQNQPWVHLSAEEKELIEKRTEGLATPSFLENQHISLCETLDRVLNTGVVIHGDITISVANIDLIYIGLKALLTSVETARQAQSESSAQRFNRETYK, from the coding sequence ATGGATATTTTGAAGAACCTGTTTAAGCTATTTCATAAAGTGTTTTCAATGCTGAGGGAACGCTTTTTTCTTATTACAGATCCGGAATTACCTCCTCCCCATCCTTCTCCCTTTCAGGGGGAGGGTATGGGTGAGGGTGAATTACGACAGGGAAATGATCAGATACAAAATCAGCCATGGGTCCATTTGTCTGCAGAGGAAAAGGAACTGATAGAAAAAAGAACTGAAGGTTTAGCAACCCCTTCATTCTTGGAAAATCAGCATATTTCCCTCTGTGAGACGCTGGATCGTGTTCTTAACACCGGTGTTGTAATACACGGTGATATTACTATCTCCGTGGCTAATATTGATCTGATATACATAGGATTGAAGGCTTTGTTAACCTCCGTGGAAACTGCAAGACAGGCACAATCAGAATCATCCGCCCAGCGATTTAACCGGGAAACATACAAATGA
- a CDS encoding putative anion-transporting ATPase, producing MQIPLFLTNTTVSLICFGGKGGVGKTTSAVATALYLADKNPQKRILLASLDPAHSLMDSLKNTNDFDNLKVWEIDARISFQKFIEKYSSALKKIINRGSFLDEADISNLLSISLPGIDELMGMIELANLTESNAYDSIILDTAPTGHTMKFMQMPYLVKKWTYVLNLMMEKHRYLSKLYVKRYQPDDADAFIEAFIKGAKKIERMLQDKSCEFVPVMLPEILSMKETQRFLSVLKKYKVPVKTVIINRVYPVSDCYFCSTQYSRQAKHVDEIKSSLHGYNLLRMPLYNAEIQGKESLLKFAQAMVNSFHQDDTRERSNLMIHSPVPPLKEITRGEVNDSLQKEIFTAKYKIKDTYPVQNNCYGDECFALRKQNIMHADEAFCLTQDNNQGVQNGSLGEFPGDTRLSSLLPKQTGDFPEFPLHKNEPGGMKVFSNEMKRLPALKSSLEFLLFSGKGGVGKTTLACATALSLSNSYPEKRILLFSTDPAHSLSDCLDVVIGGDGLSLHNLSIQEMNAEEEYQKLKLLYSEEIRDFMTAFTKRDASVHVVFEKEIMESLIEITPPGIDEVMAITSIIDYMDKGSFDIFILDTAPTGHFIRFLEMPELTLDWLKFFFNLFLKYKNNVRMPKISAFLVDLSKKIKKLLTLLHDKEKSLFIPIAIPTEMAYEETKDLLEAVKRLKIPIEQGILNMVHPYPGKDIIGAECPVCVNRIVYEEKMLYVFKKLFPVDSLCIIHKQEGEIVGIKALQSLGKKLYGDALN from the coding sequence GTGCAGATTCCCTTATTTCTAACAAATACCACAGTATCCTTAATTTGTTTTGGGGGTAAAGGCGGTGTTGGTAAAACAACATCAGCGGTAGCAACTGCACTCTATCTTGCAGATAAAAATCCACAAAAACGCATCCTGCTAGCCTCTCTTGATCCTGCACACTCCCTTATGGATAGCCTGAAGAATACAAACGATTTCGATAATCTTAAGGTATGGGAGATAGATGCACGGATATCTTTCCAGAAATTTATCGAAAAGTATAGTAGCGCACTTAAGAAAATAATCAATAGAGGTAGTTTTCTTGATGAGGCTGACATTTCTAATCTTCTTTCCATTTCGTTACCCGGAATAGACGAATTGATGGGAATGATAGAATTGGCGAATTTAACAGAAAGTAATGCTTATGATAGTATTATACTTGATACTGCACCAACCGGGCATACTATGAAATTCATGCAAATGCCTTATCTCGTAAAGAAGTGGACCTACGTTCTCAACTTGATGATGGAGAAGCATCGATATTTATCAAAGCTGTATGTAAAGCGCTATCAACCCGATGACGCCGATGCATTTATTGAAGCATTTATAAAGGGTGCAAAAAAGATTGAGCGTATGCTGCAGGATAAGTCATGTGAGTTTGTGCCAGTAATGTTGCCAGAAATTTTGAGTATGAAAGAAACACAGCGTTTTTTGTCTGTTTTAAAGAAATATAAAGTTCCGGTAAAGACGGTTATTATTAACCGCGTTTATCCCGTAAGTGATTGTTATTTCTGCAGCACACAGTATTCACGGCAAGCAAAGCATGTTGATGAGATAAAATCTTCCCTACATGGATATAATCTCTTACGTATGCCTTTATACAATGCTGAAATTCAGGGAAAAGAGTCATTACTAAAGTTTGCACAAGCGATGGTGAATTCTTTCCATCAAGATGATACCAGGGAAAGAAGCAACCTCATGATCCATTCTCCCGTACCTCCCTTAAAAGAAATAACCAGAGGAGAGGTAAATGATTCGCTGCAAAAAGAAATTTTTACAGCAAAATATAAGATCAAGGATACATATCCTGTGCAAAATAATTGTTATGGAGATGAATGCTTTGCCCTCAGAAAACAAAATATTATGCATGCTGATGAAGCTTTTTGCCTGACTCAAGATAATAATCAAGGTGTTCAAAATGGCAGTTTAGGAGAATTTCCGGGCGATACCCGCTTGAGTTCCTTGCTTCCAAAACAGACAGGGGATTTCCCTGAATTTCCTCTTCATAAAAATGAGCCAGGAGGAATGAAGGTATTCTCGAATGAGATGAAGCGATTGCCTGCGCTAAAATCCAGCCTGGAATTTTTACTGTTTAGTGGTAAAGGAGGTGTTGGTAAGACAACTCTAGCATGCGCGACGGCGCTGTCATTGTCAAATTCTTATCCGGAAAAGCGTATATTACTTTTTTCAACAGATCCGGCTCATTCACTCTCAGATTGTCTGGATGTAGTGATTGGAGGTGATGGTTTATCTCTTCATAATCTATCCATTCAGGAAATGAATGCAGAAGAAGAGTATCAAAAACTAAAGCTTCTTTACTCAGAAGAGATCCGGGATTTTATGACAGCTTTCACAAAAAGAGATGCTTCTGTTCACGTAGTGTTCGAGAAGGAGATTATGGAATCTCTTATAGAGATAACACCACCTGGCATTGACGAAGTTATGGCTATCACCTCAATTATTGATTACATGGATAAAGGGAGTTTCGACATCTTTATTCTTGATACAGCTCCAACAGGACATTTCATACGATTTTTAGAAATGCCGGAGCTAACGCTTGATTGGTTAAAATTTTTTTTTAATCTCTTTTTAAAATATAAAAACAATGTCCGTATGCCGAAGATTTCGGCTTTTTTGGTAGATCTATCAAAAAAGATAAAAAAACTTTTAACCTTACTCCATGATAAGGAAAAATCTCTCTTTATTCCCATTGCTATTCCAACCGAAATGGCCTACGAAGAAACAAAAGATCTTTTAGAGGCTGTAAAGAGACTAAAAATTCCCATTGAGCAGGGGATTTTAAATATGGTACATCCATATCCGGGAAAGGACATCATCGGTGCTGAATGTCCTGTTTGTGTAAACAGGATTGTATATGAGGAAAAGATGCTTTATGTTTTCAAAAAATTGTTTCCCGTTGATTCCTTATGCATCATTCATAAACAGGAGGGAGAGATTGTAGGAATAAAAGCATTACAATCACTAGGAAAGAAGTTATACGGAGATGCCCTCAATTAA
- a CDS encoding gas vesicle protein — MLLVDDILFSPVKGLSYIFKQIHKAAEDEFLNEEDITVQLSELYMMLETGKITEEEFDKKESELLNRLEQIEEYKKKQYGVTEEQEECNESREIEEDEED; from the coding sequence ATGTTGTTAGTTGATGATATTTTGTTTTCACCAGTAAAAGGCCTGTCGTATATATTCAAGCAGATTCATAAAGCTGCCGAGGATGAGTTCTTAAACGAAGAGGATATTACCGTACAACTATCCGAACTTTACATGATGCTTGAAACGGGCAAGATTACTGAAGAGGAGTTTGATAAGAAAGAATCGGAACTCTTAAATCGGCTGGAACAGATAGAAGAATATAAAAAGAAACAGTATGGAGTAACGGAAGAACAGGAAGAATGTAATGAAAGCCGTGAGATTGAAGAGGATGAAGAAGATTGA
- a CDS encoding gas vesicle protein, producing the protein MTNNGKYIYGFTRNDVRFGFSLAGIDGKQVYTISDNGIAAVVSDGPGGRLRPERKNLSAHNSVIKEVMKTSSILPVSFGVVADNETGIKKILTLNHTSFVNQLKRLGDKVEMGLKVIWDVENIFEFMVRTHRSLELFRDNIFLKPTGATQEEKMELGRMFEAIMNQEREKHTATVQSILKGYCCEIKVNKPKDEKTVMKLACLVEKASLEQFEKGIFEAAKVFDDNYAFDFHGPWAPHNFVEIKLKMA; encoded by the coding sequence ATGACTAATAACGGAAAATACATTTATGGCTTTACGAGGAACGATGTAAGGTTCGGTTTCAGCCTTGCAGGCATTGATGGTAAGCAGGTGTATACCATTTCAGATAATGGCATTGCTGCTGTGGTAAGTGATGGTCCGGGGGGCAGACTCCGACCGGAACGAAAGAATCTGAGTGCCCACAATAGCGTTATCAAAGAGGTCATGAAGACATCCTCGATTCTACCTGTTTCTTTTGGTGTTGTGGCTGATAATGAAACAGGCATTAAAAAGATCTTAACATTAAATCATACTAGCTTTGTAAATCAACTAAAGAGGTTAGGTGATAAGGTTGAAATGGGCCTGAAAGTTATTTGGGATGTGGAGAATATCTTTGAATTTATGGTGAGAACACATCGGTCGCTTGAGCTTTTCCGGGATAATATTTTTCTAAAACCTACCGGTGCAACGCAAGAGGAAAAAATGGAACTGGGGAGAATGTTTGAGGCTATTATGAATCAGGAGCGTGAAAAACATACGGCAACGGTACAAAGCATTTTGAAAGGGTACTGTTGCGAAATAAAAGTAAATAAACCCAAAGATGAAAAAACAGTGATGAAGTTAGCATGCCTTGTGGAGAAGGCAAGTCTGGAACAATTTGAAAAGGGAATTTTTGAAGCAGCAAAGGTGTTTGATGACAATTATGCCTTTGATTTTCACGGGCCATGGGCGCCCCATAATTTTGTAGAGATAAAACTGAAAATGGCATGA
- a CDS encoding gas vesicle protein, translated as MDTIVNENTQLEEPGLCLEPSNGFVVTPCIEEVVESALAYLQAGYPVHLSGPAGTGKTTLAFHVAAKLGRNVTLIHGDDEFGTSDLIGKDSGYSKKKLYDNFIHSVVRSEEVMQTIWKDNPLTNACKNGNILIYDEFNRTKPEANNVLLSVLQEGILGVPKRGGQRSGYIEVHPEFRAIFTSNPEEYAGTHKTQDALMDRLVTIQIHHFDCETEIKILIARSGISREDAETIVNIIRKLRSMGVNNHRPSIRTGIMIARILAHRGGHAAWEDPIFRRICQDVLNANTIKVTRDGKLIMQEKIAEVVQKVCNMKNLQKEESLFSSMAYCGLTAKK; from the coding sequence ATGGATACAATCGTAAATGAAAATACCCAACTTGAAGAACCGGGACTTTGCTTAGAGCCAAGCAATGGGTTTGTAGTTACTCCATGTATAGAGGAAGTGGTTGAATCGGCTCTCGCATATCTTCAAGCCGGCTACCCCGTTCACTTATCAGGTCCTGCCGGAACAGGAAAAACAACACTGGCCTTCCATGTGGCAGCAAAACTTGGCAGGAATGTGACACTGATTCATGGTGATGATGAGTTCGGAACTTCTGATCTTATTGGCAAGGATAGCGGTTACAGCAAGAAAAAACTCTATGATAATTTCATTCATTCGGTAGTGAGATCTGAAGAGGTGATGCAAACTATATGGAAAGATAACCCTCTTACCAATGCATGCAAGAACGGTAATATTCTTATCTACGATGAGTTTAATCGCACAAAACCGGAAGCAAACAATGTATTACTGAGTGTCCTTCAGGAAGGGATTCTTGGTGTTCCTAAACGTGGCGGGCAGAGAAGTGGGTATATAGAGGTACACCCGGAGTTCCGCGCTATTTTTACCTCGAATCCGGAGGAGTATGCAGGTACTCATAAGACACAGGATGCGCTTATGGACAGGCTCGTAACGATACAGATCCATCATTTTGATTGTGAAACAGAAATTAAAATCTTAATAGCCAGATCGGGTATTTCACGGGAAGATGCAGAAACGATCGTTAATATTATTAGAAAATTGAGAAGTATGGGGGTTAATAATCATCGCCCCAGTATCAGAACCGGTATCATGATTGCCCGTATACTTGCTCACCGGGGCGGTCATGCAGCGTGGGAGGATCCAATATTTCGCCGGATCTGCCAGGATGTGCTCAACGCTAACACCATTAAGGTTACCCGTGACGGGAAACTGATAATGCAGGAAAAGATTGCTGAGGTTGTACAAAAGGTTTGTAATATGAAAAATTTACAGAAAGAAGAATCATTATTTTCTTCTATGGCATACTGTGGTTTAACCGCTAAAAAGTAA
- a CDS encoding gas vesicle protein gives MAKVQKSTDSSSLAEVVDRILDKGIVVDAWVKVSLVGIELLSIEARVVIASVETYLKYAESIGLTATAAAPA, from the coding sequence ATGGCAAAGGTACAGAAATCTACTGATTCATCAAGTTTGGCAGAAGTTGTCGATAGGATACTTGATAAGGGTATCGTGGTTGATGCCTGGGTTAAGGTATCTTTGGTAGGTATTGAGTTACTTTCAATAGAGGCCAGAGTCGTTATTGCATCTGTTGAAACATATTTAAAGTATGCTGAATCAATTGGCTTGACAGCAACCGCCGCTGCACCAGCCTAG
- a CDS encoding gas vesicle protein — protein MAKVQKSTDSSSLAEVVDRILDKGIVVDAWVKVSLVGIELLSIEARVVIASVETYLKYAESIGLTATAAAPA, from the coding sequence ATGGCTAAAGTACAAAAGTCTACTGATTCATCAAGTTTGGCAGAAGTTGTCGACAGGATCCTTGATAAGGGTATCGTGGTTGATGCCTGGGTTAAGGTATCTTTGGTAGGTATTGAGTTACTTTCAATAGAGGCCAGAGTCGTTATTGCATCTGTTGAAACATATTTAAAGTATGCTGAATCAATTGGCTTGACAGCAACCGCCGCTGCGCCAGCCTAG